In the Streptomyces fradiae ATCC 10745 = DSM 40063 genome, one interval contains:
- a CDS encoding Lrp/AsnC family transcriptional regulator, translated as MDAVDRQLIQALRENGRASYAELGRLVGLSGPSVTDRINRLEAAGVITGYRATVDAASLGLGVTALVGISLSDAADHEDVARRLKDLQEIEDCWFIAGDDSYMLKVRASDVDGLEKIIRRLSGTKGVSRTRTTIVLSTKWENRVGELPEEV; from the coding sequence ATGGACGCCGTGGATAGGCAGCTCATCCAGGCTCTGCGCGAGAACGGCAGGGCCTCGTACGCCGAGCTGGGCCGCCTCGTGGGCCTCTCCGGGCCCTCCGTCACCGACCGCATCAACCGCCTGGAGGCGGCCGGCGTCATCACCGGCTACCGCGCGACCGTCGACGCCGCCTCGCTGGGTCTGGGCGTCACGGCGCTGGTGGGCATCTCCCTGTCCGACGCGGCCGACCACGAGGACGTGGCGCGGCGGCTGAAGGACCTCCAGGAGATCGAGGACTGCTGGTTCATCGCGGGCGACGACTCGTACATGCTCAAGGTCCGCGCCAGTGACGTGGACGGCCTGGAGAAGATCATCCGGCGGCTCTCCGGCACCAAGGGCGTCTCCCGCACCCGCACCACGATCGTGCTCTCCACCAAGTGGGAGAACCGCGTGGGCGAGCTGCCCGAGGAGGTCTGA